The window ACTGAATCTGTTGGGTTGTGACTGCAGGTTCTACTAAGGAGATAGTGGAACTCCAGGTATTGCATTTCTGGAAGTCCCATATTCTAGACAACATCAGTGACGACAATGGCTTACGTAGTCTCTGGACTGCAGGAGTTGCCAGATGTGTAAAAGGCAGGAAAGTAGATTGGTTAAGAGTCCAAGCTTTGGAGCTTGATTGTCTGGAATTGCCCTAGCAAGGGCTGAAAAGTGATGTAGCTGAAGTGATAAAAACAAGgtgtgagaaacagagaggacaTGCCCTGAGCAATGGGACAACCTCTTCCCTCCATATGACATCGACCTGGCTCTGGAGTGTAAGGGCAGTTTGCGCCCTCGGCAGGATTTTATATTACCTTACGTTACATTACATTGCTTCCAGACATGTGCGGGCTAAACAAAACATGGCTGCTGGCCAGATGCCGCCCGTGGGCCGGTGTGAGATTCTGAACACCACGGTGCCCCAGACAGGCAAGCAGGTGAGGCTTGCTTTCCGCCTGCCAGTCAGTGAAAGACTGCCACGCTGGGTTTGCAGCAAAACTCTGTCCTTTCTCCAAAAATGCTTAATTTTCAACTCTTATTTTGTGATATATTTGAagatggaggagaaggaaacCTGGGTTTCTCAGCTGCCATGTTAGCTTTAGTTCTTTCACTATGAGATAAGTATTTTAGAAGCGTCCCTGAGgaaaatataatgtttttttatttttatgtttttgcctTGAAAATCTATTTAACACCGATCTACCATTTATGTTATTTTCAAATCATGTCTCATGTACTTTATTTCTTCCTACAAtgctttcttgttttactttgtcTATTCATAATTAAAACTTAttgcaaagaaatagaaaataatacatgtGTTAGAAGCATCTTAAAATGAACTTTAACTGATTCTAACCTTTGCTCCCCTAATCAGTTCAGATTTAGATTTTTGTTCAATACttattatatttacttaaaaCTATTAAGCAGGATTttgatatatagatatttttgacagggacagagagagggacagatagggacagacaggaagggagagagaggaaaagcatcaattctttgctgtgatgttttagcttttttttctgaagctggaaatggggagagacagtcagacagactcctgcatgcgcccgaccgggatccacctggcacgcccaccaggggcgacgctctgcccaccagggggcgatgctctgcccctccggggtgtcgctctgccgcgaccagagctattctagcgcctggggcagaggccaaggagccatccccagcgcccaggccatctttgctccaatggagccttggctgcgggaggggaagagagagagaggaaggagggggggtggagaagcaaatgggtgcttctcctatgtgccctggctgggaatcgaacccgggtcccccgcatgccaggccgacgctctaccgctgagccaaccggccagggccttgttttagctttttattgattgctttctcatatgtgctttgactggggggcttcagcagagtgagttacctcttgctcaaacctaagaccttgggcttcaagccagtgacctttgggctgactccagcaaccatggggtcatgtctataataccATGCTGAAGCTGACGACCcagcgctgaagctggtgaccccacactcaactggtgaccctgtgttcaagccggatATGCCGCacttaagccagctaccttgggattttgaacctgggccttctgtgtcccagtctgacaccccatccattgtgctaccacctggtcaggcaggattttgatttttaagtatccctttctccctctcaaatCCTTAAAGGTTCACCCTCAGATCAGACCTACTCATAAAGATCTCTGACCTTGCAACTCATCCCGTTCTCCTCTTTTCCTGAACTATTACTTTATTGAGCATCAGTACCATTATGTTTAGCTTTAATTACCCTCTATAAAGCATAGCTACCCTAATTATACTCTATAATTGCCTTTAGTGGTgtgtataatatgtatatttgtgtatgttGGGTTTATCTTGAAAAGATTACCTTTTTTTAACTTGCACTTTCAAAATGAACATATAGCATTCACATAGCCGTAACTGTCTCATGGTAGGGTGGTATTAAACTCACCAGTAATGGGTTTGCTGCAGGCTACACACTTTTTGGCAAAAAGATGGTTGTAGCAGTCCAGGCAGAATGGATAATCATCTCTGGACATAAACTCTTCTTCACAGAGCTCTTTCCTACAGCCACTACACAGAAAACACTCTTTATGCCATGGCTGGCCATGAAATGTTACCCCACCTGAAGTTATCGCCTGCCAAAGGAtcagaaaaaaagttaatgaCGATGGGAGCCACTGTAATTTAGACCTTTTGTGATTCTCTTCTATGTCCACAAATACTTCTTTGGGCTACTCAATCACCCTGTGTCAGGCTATCTTTTTCCTATGATTTATCTGAGTTGCTATGAGAAGCAATCGGCTCTAGGAATTAGACTGAACTGGTGATAAATATCCTAACTTTTCTCCCATACTGTAACAGAAAAGATGCAAAGCCATAATGAATCCAGAAAGGTAGAAAAGAAGTTGGCTGTTGATTCCTTTGCTTACCTTTCTATGACTTTCTCATTGGTCTTCAAAGATCTGCCATTAGAGCTAAGATATTTTCTATACTGTGTTCTTATTTCCATGTTTACCTTTTAAGGTtgctggaggtgggggggggggtcctgaagGCTTGACTCCAGGCTCAAGAATACCCACCAGTAACAAACCTGAATGAAATTGATAAGCACCATCATCtgctaataatggctaaaacTTTTTGAGTGATTTTTCAGAATTCAACCCCGTGCTAAggaatgaccttttttttttttctattctcaacATCCCTATATAGGAGGGACTATTATCATTTCTGCTTAAGAGATGAGCAGCTACTTGGTGTTAGAGTGGTTGTCACTTGCCAGAATCGCACAAAGTGAGCATTCAAATTGGCATCTGACTCCACAGCCCATGTGATGAAACAATACAATACCAAGGCAACGTAACTTTGATATAGTAAACAATCAGTCcttgtcaaatgaatgaataaacaccaAGGGGAAAAAGTGTTGAGAAAGCAATTCCAGCATTGTATTTAGCATAGTTCTGTGTGCAACTATGTGAGTTTTCAGCTTTAGGGCTCTAAGTAATGAGCCCTGGTTGCCAACTGAGCCTTAATGTGTGATGTGCTAAAGTTTTGTCAGAAATGGTTATTATTCTTCCAAAATATAATATCTTTTTCTAGAGTAGTTTAATCTATggattctactttttaaaaggcAGTGACATCGTCCTTTAGAATCAGATGGGTAAATGCTAGACAACTCTTCTTGTGTAACAATTTATAAGTCATATCATCTTTCAGAACCATGGCTAAAGACCTGGGGTAGATGTGCAATGTGTTCATGTAAATGTCTTATAATGACTGAAGAAATGTTGTATCTCAGGTGGTTCTTGTCatctttgtatttaaatttaCTAGATATAAAAATGTAGAGCCGATTCTAAGCCACCATACtgttgacaaattaaaaaatgttttgtctgTGATACAGAGTTTTTGAAAGATTATTCTAAAGATATTGTAAAATATAACAACAAATATCTTAAGAATTAAAGGTATTTGAAAGacaaattatttttcctaaaagaaaatgGAACGTGTACTATTCTAAGTAAGTAAATGGGAAACACAACGATGTGTGTGAACACAAGCAATTTAAAATACTCCCTACTGATTTCCAAATGCCTTACGGTAGGCACAGCAGAACTCAAGATTCCTTTGATTTGTTTGTTCAAATGATTAACTTCAATGCTTAAAAGATTCAAACTTGAAAAATGTATTCACAGCAAAATAAAACTTGATATGTACAGCAAAGACTGATTAATTAGGGAGAAGACACTCTGACACATGAAAAATAGTCTGCTTGTGAATATGTTCCTTTTGAAGAATCACGTGGGCTAAGATGAAGTCTAATATCTAAACTTCGTTTTTGCCACTGATTGATCCCAGGATTTAGATCAGATTTCTTCTCTGACAAAGTggaagtaataataattatacatTCCGTAGATAACAGCTGATGAATTGTAGAATACTCTCTTTGAAGCTTGAGAAGTTTCAATTCAAAGCATCTGTAGTGTGAGATGCTTGCTTTTAGGTAGAAAATTTTAGtttcacaaaataaaatctattaaaaatgtttaagggcTTGATTGTCAAATAGTTTCTGTCTATTTTGTTTTAGAGTTAATCTTTGGTTGGATGGAACTATCGATAATTGATTTTCTTCAGCTGAGGTTATCTTGATGAGTGACATTTATATTCAGCTTTTCTGAAGAGACTCAtggctcaaaaaaattaaatatagaaaataagctGGCATGTCATGGCCTGCCTACTACCCAATATAAACATTTCATAAATTTTTGGTGACCTCAAAATATGTCCTAAAAATAGGACAGACTCCTATAACCTGGGAAGTGCCAGTGCTTTGGCCTTAGAGAGTTCTTAGTGGTTGATGTACTAGAGAAGTTTCCCTCTTGAATCTTTATAGTAtcgaaagaaattataaattatgtGCCCAATAGAGGATTTTAAGATAATTCTCATAAATCTCATGAATATCATACTTTAAGGTAAATCtttaagaaacaacatacaaATAGCCAGTTTAGTTATCCCTCAAAATAATGAGATAaatctatctattttttttatagcacCTGTTTCTAAATGTATGTTCTTGACTCTGGTAATTCTTTGGAACTTCACATAGTACAGGGTCATAGGGTCTGACTGTTGCTTTTAACGTTGTTTTCTAAGTCATTGTTCCTGGCAGTGTAATGGAAGTCTCTGGATATAAGATGTTATGTTAcgatcatttttaattttcagccattattatCAAGCAATTTAGGAATTATAACAGGGGTTTATTGATGCTTCCTCAAATGCAgttatggtattttaaaaatacctagaaaATTACTAAGTgtatgtttgtgtgcatgtgtgtttgtatatgcAGTATGTAGAGAAAGTGCAAATGAGACTTCTAGTTGTCCAGATGCAAGTATACAAAAGGTCTTAAAAGACTTAGTAAAGTATCCCATATATCAAAAGTATTCAGAAATCACTGTACTAATTTTTATGATTCAGTTTTATCATAATTTATAGTGCTGTCTTAAACTTATAATGCCTCATAGGTCAAGGATTTCTTTGGTAacatcaatatatattttatggacTACAAACAGGTCTTTATAAAGGTGATAGAAATCAATGACTTTTCACAAAGAAAACTTAGAAGATAAAAAATggacaaacttaaaaaaaatggacaaactttacttaaaaaatgaccttttttttttttttttctattggcaAACATGTTTGGAATAGAAATCCACATTGAAAGGCCCTACGTGATACTCGTACTGGAAGTGAAGGAAACCACTCAAAGCTCCTCGTCTTCTTTCTGTCTAATGACTTTCCTTCACGGGGTCCTCACTCTCTGGAGCCTACCTACCTACTCTTTAGAAACAGAAGCTCCATGCCGAGAAAACATTTGTGCTGCTGAGGCATAATGTGTGAGGAGTTAAGCATCTTGTTTATATTGGTTCACTTTATCCCTTTGGGGGACAAATCCacatttctctaaaattaaatggatcaaaaaattattttctttgcaaaATTTTGTTTAAAGAGAGATATGTATTCTCTACTAGAAGGCATGAAATCTAGTGTAAAGCAGTAACTGGAAGTGAAGGGTCAAGTCacttgagattttaaaatattcatgttcTGGGTGGAATTTCATAGTGAAAAACATAGACGGCCATCCTTACTCTGACAGGTCGTGTGATGGGACATGGTGGAAGTCATACCAGCAGAAATGTATAAAGACAGATAAAACGTGGTGTATCAgttcatttcaaataaaaagcaGTGGTCTGGAAGTTTCCACAAGCTTCATCCTTTTTTGATAATTACCTTCTTACAAAAGCTGCAGTAGTGAGCCAACTCCTTCTCAAAACACTGCACACAGTAATTGCCACTCTCTTTGGAAATCAACGGTTTAGTTCCTATTGGCTGTCGGCAGTGCTCACACACAAAGCAGGTTTCATGCCAGTAGTTTCCCTTAAATTCCATCTTGCGGGAACCTGTACCCCCAATGTAAGAACCTGTTATTACAGATCAAAcatagctttattttcttttaagcaaaGTTTTgtcaaattactttaaaatatactatatgtGAATGTTAAGATGATAAACTACTagccttcattaaaaaaatgttttgtcggttttcaaaatatttatctgGGGGAGTAAAAGTAAACAGCATTCAGCCATGATGATGGTTAATACTCTTTCCCTGAAAATTCTTGTGTTCTGTAAGCTACAATGTTGAGATGTGAAAGCATTTTATGTAGAGACTCTGAAAGGCTGCGTGTGGTTTAGATAAGTTGGACCATAATCATCActacaagaatatcagaaaatgcCAGAGACTCAAACTCCTGAGATGGATGATGTGAGTTACGATTTCCTAGAAAGTCTTTGAATCCAATATAAGACAATCAGAGAGAATCGTGTTCTTATCCTGCTATCTATACAGATTGAGAAGAGGACCAAAGCTTAGAGAATCACAGCTTGCCTAAAAGTATAATGATTTATGTGGATCCTTGCTTCCCTCGGAGAGAACGAAGCCTGCCATTGGTTAGATCTAGGACAGGGCGTTTAATGCAGTGTTGGTATTATTAGTATAGATTTTAGCTATATTCTATGACTCACCTTCCAGTTCAAAATGTTTCTATGACTTACTACATatgtttatgaaaatatatagaaCACTGTAACTAACCCATTcaagacaaaaataatatttttacttctacAGTACACTAAATGAGATCAAGAGCTAGCAAGAAAGGTGTTTTTTTTCAGAAGCGGGTTTTGTTGTTAGCTACTATGCTCTTCCTGAGCTTAATTCAAGGCATCCTGGCATCAGTTAGAGGCCAGAACGCCCTTTTGATCTTACCGGGCATGATGGTCTTCTTGCAGTGGAAGCACTTGGAGGAGCACTCGTTAGAATAGCACTCGGAGCATAGCAGGAGCTC is drawn from Saccopteryx leptura isolate mSacLep1 chromosome 1, mSacLep1_pri_phased_curated, whole genome shotgun sequence and contains these coding sequences:
- the FHL5 gene encoding four and a half LIM domains protein 5, producing the protein MTASGFDCQYCTKPLLGKKFMLKDGNPYCISCYDRVFCNYCEECKEVIESDSKDLCYKGRHWHERCFNCARCNHSLVEKPFAAKDELLLCSECYSNECSSKCFHCKKTIMPGSRKMEFKGNYWHETCFVCEHCRQPIGTKPLISKESGNYCVQCFEKELAHYCSFCKKAITSGGVTFHGQPWHKECFLCSGCRKELCEEEFMSRDDYPFCLDCYNHLFAKKCVACSKPITGLRGAKFICFQNRQWHSECFNCGKCSISLVGEGFLTQNEEIFCRKCASGVETDI